The Wolbachia endosymbiont of Ctenocephalides felis wCfeT genome includes a region encoding these proteins:
- a CDS encoding AEC family transporter, translating to MFITLFLKILPIYITIFIGYLAGKCLKIDRNTISQILFYIANPIVILHGISHTEVNLQVISLPILIWFIGSAMSLSVYYLSSFLFKDNTRNILAFSSGSTSMGYFGLPIAMALFDEDTVSVYVVCYIGMALFENSLGFYIAANGIYTAKECMLKLFKLPSSYAMVLGFLISIFDIHVPTFLTDVMINIRSTFVTLGMLLLGVSIAQITNFKVDWKLALSTITAKYVFWPLFVFGIVLLDTHIIHAYDKSIYKALMLLAIIPISGSSIILANILNYQPDKATLLLLISVGIGLFYVPFIISLFFAKLVSF from the coding sequence ATGTTTATTACTCTTTTTCTTAAAATACTGCCTATTTATATCACTATATTTATTGGCTATTTAGCAGGAAAATGCCTTAAGATTGATAGAAATACTATATCTCAGATACTATTTTACATAGCTAACCCAATAGTGATTTTACATGGAATATCTCATACAGAAGTTAACTTGCAAGTAATTTCTCTGCCTATTTTAATATGGTTCATAGGAAGTGCTATGTCTTTATCAGTGTATTATCTTTCTTCATTCTTATTTAAGGATAATACACGAAACATACTAGCATTTAGCTCAGGAAGCACAAGTATGGGTTATTTTGGCTTACCAATAGCTATGGCTCTATTTGATGAAGATACAGTATCTGTGTATGTTGTTTGTTACATAGGAATGGCACTATTTGAAAATAGTTTGGGATTTTATATAGCTGCAAACGGTATTTATACAGCAAAAGAGTGCATGTTAAAGTTATTCAAACTTCCCTCATCCTATGCAATGGTTTTAGGATTTCTGATCAGTATATTTGATATTCACGTACCAACATTTTTGACAGATGTTATGATAAATATCAGAAGTACATTTGTGACGCTAGGAATGTTACTACTTGGCGTGAGTATTGCGCAGATTACAAACTTTAAAGTAGATTGGAAACTTGCGCTTAGCACTATAACGGCAAAATATGTATTTTGGCCATTATTTGTTTTCGGAATCGTTCTTTTAGACACACACATCATACACGCATATGATAAAAGTATATACAAAGCACTAATGCTGTTAGCTATTATTCCAATTTCTGGATCTAGCATAATATTAGCTAATATTCTAAATTACCAACCTGATAAAGCTACTTTGCTGTTACTAATCAGTGTTGGAATAGGATTATTCTACGTTCCATTCATAATATCACTATTCTTTGCTAAACTTGTGTCTTTTTAG
- a CDS encoding NADH-quinone oxidoreductase subunit J, with amino-acid sequence MPFFFYFFAILSILSAVCVISVRNPVHAVLFLILTFVNSAVLFILLGAEFIAMMVLIVYIGAVAVLFLFVVMMLDVDYIRLRHGFAKHFTLGAVLCAVFFLIISFVIYRSALNIGNVINYSTNNVRAIGNLLYTDYMYAFHLSGILLLVAIVGAIALTLQDKKKGIKRQNVLKQLTQSSSVKLVKAQFGKGVEWK; translated from the coding sequence ATGCCTTTTTTCTTTTATTTTTTTGCAATTCTTAGCATTTTATCTGCCGTATGCGTGATTAGTGTAAGAAATCCTGTACATGCAGTGTTATTTTTAATTCTTACTTTCGTTAATTCTGCAGTTCTTTTTATTCTGCTTGGGGCTGAGTTTATCGCCATGATGGTGTTGATAGTATACATTGGTGCAGTTGCAGTATTATTTCTCTTCGTAGTTATGATGCTTGATGTTGATTATATAAGGTTGCGTCATGGTTTTGCTAAACATTTCACTCTCGGTGCTGTGCTGTGTGCTGTGTTCTTTCTCATCATTAGTTTTGTGATCTATCGTTCAGCACTTAATATAGGCAATGTTATCAATTATAGTACCAATAACGTAAGAGCTATTGGCAATTTGCTTTACACTGACTATATGTATGCTTTTCACCTATCTGGTATTTTGCTGCTGGTTGCAATTGTTGGTGCTATTGCTCTTACTTTGCAGGACAAGAAAAAAGGAATAAAAAGACAGAATGTATTAAAGCAATTGACGCAATCTTCATCTGTAAAGTTAGTTAAGGCACAGTTTGGAAAAGGAGTAGAATGGAAATAG
- the nuoK gene encoding NADH-quinone oxidoreductase subunit NuoK, translating to MEIGLNHFLIVSAILFTIGVFGIFINRKSIINILLSIEILLLSVNINLVAFSAFMNNIVGQIFVMFVLTVAAAESGVGLAILVVYYRSRGNIDVEQANLMKE from the coding sequence ATGGAAATAGGATTGAATCACTTTTTAATAGTTTCTGCTATTTTATTTACCATTGGAGTATTTGGTATTTTCATCAATCGTAAGAGCATAATCAATATACTTTTATCAATAGAAATATTATTACTATCAGTTAATATCAACTTAGTTGCCTTTTCTGCCTTTATGAACAACATAGTCGGGCAAATTTTTGTCATGTTCGTCTTGACTGTTGCAGCAGCAGAATCTGGTGTAGGGCTTGCAATACTCGTTGTATACTACAGAAGCCGTGGCAATATAGATGTTGAACAAGCAAACTTAATGAAAGAGTGA